Proteins from one Zavarzinia compransoris genomic window:
- a CDS encoding tautomerase family protein: MPIIHFHLAEGTASPEQERALLIEASTLYAEGLQCPMDRVRAFIVAYPRHRVAVAGTMMDAGGTPAPYFEFLVLEGRPLEQRQHLLAGFTDLVVRLLGVERSLVRGHCKRVQPEEWAIGGRMAADLRHADIEAFTRRETA; this comes from the coding sequence ATGCCGATCATTCACTTCCATCTGGCCGAAGGCACGGCCAGCCCCGAACAGGAACGGGCCCTGCTGATCGAGGCCTCGACACTCTATGCCGAAGGTCTGCAATGCCCGATGGACCGGGTGCGCGCCTTCATCGTCGCCTATCCCCGCCACCGTGTCGCGGTTGCCGGCACCATGATGGACGCGGGCGGCACCCCGGCCCCCTATTTCGAATTCCTGGTGCTGGAAGGCCGGCCGCTGGAGCAGCGCCAGCACCTGCTGGCCGGTTTCACCGACCTCGTGGTGCGGCTTCTCGGGGTCGAGCGGTCCCTGGTGCGGGGCCATTGCAAGCGCGTGCAGCCGGAAGAATGGGCCATCGGCGGGCGCATGGCCGCCGACCTCCGGCATGCCGACATCGAAGCCTTCACCCGGCGCGAAACCGCATGA
- a CDS encoding 2Fe-2S iron-sulfur cluster-binding protein, translating to MSGHRITITDTGEEFPCADSQSVLDGMVRLGRRGIPAGCRGGGCGVCKIEVLEGTFTPEVMSRAHVSEDDLRQGRVLACRIRPEGDLCIRVIGKMTRAWGLPGR from the coding sequence ATGAGCGGCCACCGCATCACCATCACCGATACCGGCGAGGAATTCCCCTGCGCGGACAGCCAATCGGTGCTGGACGGCATGGTGCGCCTGGGCCGGCGGGGCATTCCCGCCGGCTGCCGGGGCGGCGGCTGCGGCGTGTGCAAGATCGAGGTGCTGGAAGGCACCTTTACCCCTGAGGTGATGAGCCGCGCCCATGTCAGCGAGGACGACCTCCGCCAGGGCCGGGTGCTGGCCTGCCGCATCCGGCCCGAAGGCGACCTCTGCATCCGCGTGATCGGCAAGATGACCAGGGCCTGGGGCCTGCCCGGGCGCTAG